The following proteins come from a genomic window of Chelmon rostratus isolate fCheRos1 chromosome 23, fCheRos1.pri, whole genome shotgun sequence:
- the LOC121626950 gene encoding N-acyl-aromatic-L-amino acid amidohydrolase (carboxylate-forming) B-like has product MEVDKVVCLPRLSRVAVCGGTHGNELSGVYLVRELLKEEKKVREKKEEDEQEQPVSVLMVLGNPWATQQCRRFVNTDLNRCFTHAALNGPLSDMAPYEMIRSRELNAILGPKGSPEAVDLVCDLHNTTANMGLCLIAYSDCDWICLHIFRHLQRKMPDIPMRYIHFDVSKKESYSLDSVGKHGFAMEIGPQPHGVVRSNIYTAMKSGVQHTLDWVRFFNSGTIFEGGFVDVFTMVKHIDYPRDSETRNIAAAIHPQLQDRDFCLLRPEDPLFQTFSGETLRYKGKEPLYPFFINECAYYEKGIAVSLARKRRVMIPAVRVQTEQEQEQQANEQGFASEEEE; this is encoded by the exons ATGGAGGTAGACAAGGTGGTGTGTTTGCCAAGGTTGTCCCGGGTCGCTGTGTGTGGCGGTACCCACGGCAACGAGCTGTCTGGGGTGTACTTGGTGagagagctgctgaaggaggagaagaaagtgagggagaagaaggaggaggatgagcaggAACAGCCTGTGTCAGTGCTGATGGTGCTTGGGAACCCGTGGGCCACACAGCAGTGCCGCAGATTCGTCAACACCGACCTGAACCGCTGCTTCACCCATGCCGCCCTCAA TGGTCCTCTGTCAGACATGGCCCCCTACGAGATGATCAGATCCCGAGAACTGAACGCCATACTGGGCCCCAAAGGAAGTCCTGAGGCGGTGGATCTTGTTTGCGACCTCCACAACACCACAGCGAACATGGGCCTGTGCCTCATCGCGTACTCTGACTGCGACTGGATCTGCCTGCACATATTCAGACACCTGCAG AGGAAGATGCCGGATATACCGATGAGGTACATCCATTTTGACGTCTCCAAAAAAGAATCATATTCCCTTGATTCAGTGGGAAAACATGGCTTTG CCATGGAGATCGGCCCCCAACCGCACGGCGTGGTGAGGTCAAACATCTATACAGCAATGAAATCTGGCGTGCAGCACACGCTCGACTGGGTCCGTTTCTTCAACTCAG GTACTATTTTTGAAGGAGGATTTGTGGATGTGTTCACCATGGTTAAACACATCGACTACCCGAGAGACAGTGAGACTCGCAACATCGCAGCAGCCATTCACCCTCAGCTCCAG GACCGAGACTTCTGCCTGCTCCGTCCTGAGGACCCACTGTTCCAGACCTTCTCAGGTGAAACACTGAGGTACAAAGGGAAAGAACCTCTTTATCCTTTTTTCATCAATGAATGCGCTTACTACGAGAAGGGCATTGCCGTCTCCTTGGCACGAAAAAGACGCGTGATGATTCCTGCAGTCCGGGTGCAGAcggagcaggagcaggagcagcaagCCAACGAACAGGGATTTgcttcagaggaagaggagtga